A single window of Arvicanthis niloticus isolate mArvNil1 chromosome 20, mArvNil1.pat.X, whole genome shotgun sequence DNA harbors:
- the LOC117724174 gene encoding uncharacterized protein LOC117724174 isoform X1, which produces MAASTMSVCSDACTNASWQVDDCPESCCEPCCCVPSCCQPSCCAPSCCAPAPCLTLVCTPVSCVSSPCCQSSCCTPSCCQQSSCQTACCTCSPCSVTLCCKPVCCTPICSGSCCQQSSCQSSCCQPSCCVPVCCKPVCCTPICSGSSSSCCQPSCCAPVCCKPCSSVSLLCRPVCRPACCVPSSSCCASCCQPSCCHPSSSVSLLCHPACSRQACCGQKSSC; this is translated from the exons ATGGCCGCCTCCACCATGTCCGTCTGCTCTGACGCTTGCACCAATGCCTCCTGGCAGGTGGATGACTGCCCAGAGAGCTGCTGTGAGCCCT GCTGCTGTGTtcccagctgctgccagcccagctgctgtGCCCCCAGCTGCTGTGCCCCAGCCCCCTGCCTGACCCTTGTCTGCACCCCAGTGAGCTGTGTGTCCAGCCCCTGCTGCCAATCTTCATGCTGCACACCCTCATGCTGCCAGCAGTCTAGCTGCCAGACAGCTTGCTGCACCTGCTCCCCCTGCTCTGTGACCCTttgctgcaagcctgtgtgttgCACACCCATCTGCTCTGGATCATGCTGCCAGCAGTCTAGCTGCCAGTCCTCCTGCTGCCAGCCCTCctgctgtgtgcctgtctgctgcaagcctgtgtgctgcACACCCATCtgctctggctcctcctcctcctgctgccagcCCTCCTGCTGTGCTCCTGTGTGCTGCAAGCCCTGCTCCAGTGTGTCCCTGCTGTGCCGGCCTGTGTGCAGACCTGCCTGCTGTGTGCCCAGCTCCTCCTGCTGTGCCTCGTGCTGCCAACCCAGCTGCTGTCACCCATCCTCCAGTGTGTCCCTGCTGTGCCACCCTGCCTGCTCCAGACAGGCCTGCTGTGGCCAGAAGTCCAGCTGCTGA
- the LOC117724174 gene encoding uncharacterized protein LOC117724174 isoform X2 — MAASTMSVCSDACTNASWQVDDCPESCCEPSCCAPSCCQPTPCLTLVCTPVSCVSSPCCQSSCCTPSCCQQSSCQTACCTCSPCSVTLCCKPVCCTPICSGSCCQQSSCQSSCCQPSCCVPVCCKPVCCTPICSGSSSSCCQPSCCAPVCCKPCSSVSLLCRPVCRPACCVPSSSCCASCCQPSCCHPSSSVSLLCHPACSRQACCGQKSSC; from the exons ATGGCCGCCTCCACCATGTCCGTCTGCTCTGACGCTTGCACCAATGCCTCCTGGCAGGTGGATGACTGCCCAGAGAGCTGCTGTGAGCCCTCCTGCTGTGCccccagctgctgccagccca CCCCCTGCCTGACCCTTGTCTGCACCCCAGTGAGCTGTGTGTCCAGCCCCTGCTGCCAATCTTCATGCTGCACACCCTCATGCTGCCAGCAGTCTAGCTGCCAGACAGCTTGCTGCACCTGCTCCCCCTGCTCTGTGACCCTttgctgcaagcctgtgtgttgCACACCCATCTGCTCTGGATCATGCTGCCAGCAGTCTAGCTGCCAGTCCTCCTGCTGCCAGCCCTCctgctgtgtgcctgtctgctgcaagcctgtgtgctgcACACCCATCtgctctggctcctcctcctcctgctgccagcCCTCCTGCTGTGCTCCTGTGTGCTGCAAGCCCTGCTCCAGTGTGTCCCTGCTGTGCCGGCCTGTGTGCAGACCTGCCTGCTGTGTGCCCAGCTCCTCCTGCTGTGCCTCGTGCTGCCAACCCAGCTGCTGTCACCCATCCTCCAGTGTGTCCCTGCTGTGCCACCCTGCCTGCTCCAGACAGGCCTGCTGTGGCCAGAAGTCCAGCTGCTGA